The genomic DNA attactatattttttccaTTAGTGAGTGATTTAAGCTCTTGTTCTGCTGTCCATTTGCAATTTTGTGTTCATTTTTCCAATTGTCAAAAACATGAACTAATTTTATTGCTTTCAAATTCTGGGGACTATGATATTGAAGGGATGAATTATTGCAACTGTGAAGAAGGATTTCAAAGATTTAAGTTTGGATCTGCAAGGAAAAACATGTCCTCAATagtaatcttttatttctttccctccagAACTTACTTGAAGCACAGTTTGACCTGTATAAGAGCTTCAAGGACAAGGTGAACTTGCTGGGTGCTTCAGAATTACGTCTCCAACCGTGTGGACGTGATAAAAAAGGGGTTTCATATTGGTGTCAGCTGGATGACTGTGCTAATCTTCGCATCTACTGTGATGATCAAGATGAAGAAACTTGGACTCTTGTGGCTAGGTAAAGTTATATGTCGGTTACTACACTCATGCCTCTTCATTTGAACAGGCCATATGCTAATTATACAGTAACACCTCAGTTTGTCAAACTTGATAGGGTTTTGTTGGTATAGTTTTGGctagacttttttttctatggaaatcTTGAATGGTAAGAATAAAGTACAGTTTATTACTCTTAGGGCTAAAAGTTATTTGAAATAGTTAGGTGTGGGATAACCTGGAGATGTTGAAGTGTAATCATACTGTAGGGTCTATGCTACTTATCAGATATTGTTACATATTAGATAAGACCCATAAGATATTTGATCATTTGATAGATACTGTATTTGTATTGGCTGCCAATAATGTTTAATTTCTTGACACTCATTAGTGGACTTGTGTAGACAACAAAGTGTGTTTGTTGTCTTGCATATTGAGTGTGATAGGATGCATATCTGAAGCAATCCAGGAAGGGGTTTTTTGTTAGCAGTAGTGTTTATGAAAGTGGGAGATGTAGAGGTTTGGTTAGTGGTGGTGTTTTTTTATCTACCCTTTTGTAATAGCTTTGTTTTGAACATCCCTCTTGAACTCTTTCTCTGTAGTGACAGTGCTATGACATCAGTCATTTGTGTTTCTTGTATTTTATATCATACACATGCAGTTTTTCAGTTTGGCCTTTCAGTATTAGGACTAAATACACTATAACTCTGTTAACTTTTAAGTCAGATGTAACTCTAATTTTATTTCACATGATTTGAGTTTTTGTCGTAAAAACTGTTATAGCACTATATAAGTGTTATGGCTTGAGAACTAGATAACAGACATTTGTCAATGTACTTGAGAACTCGCCCAAATAAGAAAACTTTTGTCACTATTGAAAATGTCCAaaccaccagttttttttttcttttctttctttcttcaagaTTCTGCCTATGTCTTAAACTCGAGTTCATTGCATCTTTTCATTTTCAGCTCAAGAGAAGAGCTTGTGGCCCTCATTGCTGAACTTGATTCAGAGTCACCCCCTGGTGCAAGTCGGGAGATGTCTGTTGATGGAAGTCGTAGTGGAACAGTTACTCCAATGGGACTAAGTGAGGCTCCCACTCCAGTTGACAGTAAAGCTGCCACACCAGTTGCCAGTGGCCGAACATCTCCCGTTATTGATACTGGTCAAGCTAAAGATGATTCCATTAAGAAGATCAAAAGTGAAGTCGTAGAAAAAGTGAAAGAACGGCTAAAAGTAGAGGAGACGGAAGATGTGCCTAAAAGTGGAGAAAAGTTAGAAGGAACAGTCatcaagaaaaaagaagaagtggaaaataaaatGCCAAGTAAACTgacagaaaataaagaagaaaatcagAAAGATAAGAAAGGAATTCCAGATTCTGGTGAAACAAAAGCGCATgcagaaagaggaaaagatgtAAAAGAGGAACCGGTACAAGGAGTAAGTACAGTGGAaatgaagaaagaggaaaatactgCTCTTCAGGGAATGGATAAAAAACCTGAAGAAAAACCTTTACCTGTCAATAAAGATACTGttatgagagaaagagataaactACCAGAAGCAAATGATAAAGTGGAAGTCAAGCGAAAGGAGACAGTATGGGACAAACTGAGCAAACAAAATGAGGAAAGAATGGGAGCTCTTGCTGCTGGGAAAGAAGCAGCAAAAAGCAGTGTCACCCCTGAAAAGTTGcttgatgaaaaattaaaaacaaaactaaaagaaattgaaagggtaCCTGCAGAGGGTCAGAAGGAATCGGGAATCAGGCCAGCAGGAGTATCTGATAGCCCTGTGAAACCAAGtgatgaaagaaaacaagaaactaAGGTTAGTGAATTGAGTGTGGGGCCTAGTCAGGATAAAGTTCTTCACAGTCCAGAGTTACAAAATGCAAAGGAGAGTGGAAAAGCAGATCAAAACGTTGGATCTGGAGCACCTCCTACCCCTAAAGCATCGGTAGATAAGCCATGGATATCACCATTCCCAGCATCAATTGGGTCTGTATCCATAACTCCTGTTCAGCCGCCAAAGGAACGTGTATTGCCTCCTGGTTCAGAATCGATCATAAAGAATTTGCCAGCATCAACAACTATAACGCCAGCAACAAAACAGGTACCTTTATCACCCGGACATGCCCCTACTGGAGTTTCTGAAGCCGGACTTCagcctcctacatcaaaagcagGCCCACTTTCTCCTACATCGAAAACTGGACCACTTTCTCCTACTTCAAGAGCTGGCCCGCTCTCACCAACCTCAAAAACAGGACCACTTTCACCTACTTCCAAAACTGGACCACTTTCTCCCACTTCAAAAATTGGGCCCCTTTCTCCATCTTCAAGAGCTGGGCCTCTGTCTCCTCCAAAACCTGGGCCACTGTCACCAACTTCAAAGCTTGGGCCTCTTTCTCCAACTTCAAAGCTTGGGCCTCTTTCTCCAACTTCAAAAGTAGGATCCTTATCTGTGATTCCAGTACCTTTGACTAAAACTGAAGCTCATGTTCTACCTGTTAAAAGTGGGGCACTTTCTCCAACTTCAGTTCCAGCCAGCAAGAGCAGACCACTATCTCCAACTTCAGCTCCATCTAGCAAGAGTGGACCACTATCTCCAACTTCAGCTCCATCTAGCAAGAGTGGACCACTATCTCCAACTTCAGCTCCATCTAGCAAGAGTGGACCACTATCTCCAACTTCAGTTCCATCTAGCAAGAGTGTACCAGTATTTCCAACTTCAGTTCCCTGTGGCAAGACTGGACCTCTATCTCCATCTTCATTGCCTCCAAGTAAAAGTTGCCCTCTATCTCCCTCATCATTACCATTGGGAAAGAGTGGATCACACAGTTCAATAGAGGCGAAGCCAAGTAAAGAGGGTCCACTGTCGCCTCCATCCTCTGTTATTTCTGGTAGAGTTGCAAGATCAGTTTCACCTTCAAAAGTTCCTGCTGAAAAGGAACCAAGCTTAGTACAGAATTTACCAACAAGTAAAGAGGTTGAGAAGTCAAGTGATTCGCACACTGTTTCATCTTTAAAAAGTCAAGCAAATACGGTTTCAGTTGCTGCTGCCGTCACATCTTTGCCATCAGCTCAGACTGCTTCATCGCCTGCAGTTGTTTCAACTCATTTAGTACAACACAGTAAAATTCCTCCTCCATCTTCATCTGTTAATGTGACATCTAGTATTCCATCATCATCCTCTGCATCTAGTAGTAAGACTATAGGATCTTCTTCTAATGAGTcttcagcaaaaattcagcagAATAAAGTACAAGTGTGTGGGGATCCTCTGAAGTCTGTGTCAAGTGACAAAAGTGTAGCCTTGGCACCTGGAGATATTATCCCGCCTTTCCCTCCAGTGCCATCTAAAAGCACTCATCCATCAACACCAAAAGATGTACCCCCAACATCTTCAGTATTATCTCTTAAATCTGTGCCTCCTGTAGTTCCAGCTCGTGCTGCTGAAGCAATTCCTACTCCAAATGTGCGGGCACCACCTCTTGACAGTGTAGCACCTCGTATACCAGCTGAAGCACAGACTGAAACACCAGTACCTCCCTTCCCTCCAACTCCAGGAACATTCCCACCAGTTCGTGAATTAACATCTAATGATGTACCTAGTGCTCCTGTAATTCAAGTCAGTAAAGATAAATCAGTGAAATATTTCAAACCTCCTTCGCTATTACCATCAAGCAGTACTTACATCTCTACTCCTCCCAGTAAAGCACCACCTTTTGAGCAAATGGCTCCTTCATTACCTGCAGAATCTACTGTCTTATCTGAGCCTTTTCCCAAAGTACCGACAGCTTTTCCAGCAGCCCCTGTCACTAATAAGGATACACCTTCATCGAGTAGTACTCCTAAAACACAAGTTACATCAGCTACCTATTTCAGTTCACCACCGAAGTTCACATCAAGCCCAACGATACCAACTCCACCGACACGAGCACCAACATTAGTGAAGGATGCAGTTGTAACAGAGCCTCCTCAAAAGAAAGCTAAAGTGGAGGATGCTAAATTAGAATCTCAAAAGGAATCTCCCAAGGTACCATTAGGAGGTTCTGGACGTGTCTTGAACCTTTTGAAGAGATCACATGTACCCAGCCCTGATGAAAAGAAGGAAGTGGGTGGTGGTCCACAGGAGGCAAAGGTTATGAGAAAGGAAGAACCTAAAACAAGTACACTTATAGAGGAGATAAAACTTAAGAAGGAAAGTAGTGTAGGGAAGACTCCTTTATTAAGTAAGAGTGTCTTTCCATCAAAGGAAGACAGCATGACAAAAACTGGTACTGGAGTCCAACCGAGCACTGGTGCTGCAAAACCTCATAATGCTGAGGTCAAATCGGGTAcggaagttaagaaacctagtggGGACCCCCCAAGGAGGCTTTTAAAACTTCACAATTTTAGTAGAGAACCTGTGAAACCTGTTGTAACTCAGCCTGTAGAGAAAAAAGCAGAAACCTCTAGTAAAGATGAACCGAATAAATTAGAATCGGAAACTAAAAATTCTGGAGTAGGAGAAGCTATTGAAGAACCTGTGATGATTGTGAAAGGGGAGGGTGAAGGTGCTAAATGCGAGTCGGGTAATGACTTGCATTATCTAGAAGGTTGTCACTCCTCTAGACCATGGTGGGAATGCtttgataatgatagtaatagcCATAATGTAGTTGATAACGAAGACAATTGTGAAACTATTGAAGAAAATGTTATGTATTTTTGGGGAGATGGAAATGGTGTAGATTGTGATGCTGGTAATAATGGTGATGAAACTGAAACCAATGCTGAAACAAAGCAAGGGGGCAGTGGAAATAGCACTCTAGTTGCATCAGACAACCGATCCAATTCAACACCAGGCGAGATAAAGTCTCAAAAGGAGAAAGAAGGTGGAAGAACGGATAATGACGTGAAGGAAGTAGATGGGATTGCTGACAGTGACGAAGCGAAAGTGAATGGCTTAAGAACTTTAGAGTCTGAAAAGAATTTAGATCAGCTGGGAAAGACTGAATCAAAAGGTGATGGGAAGCTCTCGGGGGTTAATGGCAAGAAGTCTAACGAAGACAATGATATTTATGGTGAGAAAAACATTATGAATAAAAGTAGTAAGGTAGgtgatggaaaaaataaaaaagacaaatcaCATGGAAATGATAATTGTGAAAATATAGTAAGTAAGGATGTATCTGATAAGGGGGAAACTGTAATTCAGAGACAAGACTCTTCTAAAActaaggaggagaaggaaagtacTGTAGCTTTAGGTCGTTCTGATAGTTCTGTGAAGGGACCTGAGGAAACTGGTAGGGAAGCATGTGCAAAGAGGGGTACACGGAATCGAGCTAGTCTTGAAGAAGTGAAAGATGAAAGTGAAGAAAGTGAGAAAGAGGAACTGGACAGCACTTTAGAGGAGACTGTCATTAAGAAGAAGCGTGGCCGACCTAAAGGAACTACGGTGGCAGCCAGAGGGAGAAAACCAAAGCCGGTAAGGGCAGCTTCTCAGCCTTGTAGTGGTGGTGAGGATGAAGAAATTGAAGAGGGAAATGATGATGATCAAGAAAACTCAAAAAAGAAACGACAGCGTGGCAAAGGAAGTACAACAAGACCGCTTCCTGATGGTAAATATGCTCATTTTACCCATAACATACTGGTACATTTTTTCTGATACACCTTTTCAATAGGTTTTTTGAGtttggaaaaataatataaactattataCGTGAACCCAGATTGATACACATTACTACTGTGGACTGTACCTTTTTGAAAGTATAAGTTATTATTTACCTTGCTCCTGTCTCAAgatgtatttatttgtgtgtatagAACTATTACCTTGTGATTTGTGGGCTTGTTTCTATGCACTCCTGTTTTATTGCTGCATGATGTCTCACTTTTGCTGAAGTGTTGGTAGAAATTATTTTTGGACAATTACTgagtgcttatttttttttaaatcactgaaATTACTGTATTAATTGGTGAAAGACTAGTGTAGGGTGGCCATCCTTTTGCACTTTTTTATTCATGCTCTAGTCCAGATGAGTCGTACAGCAATTATACCCTCTCCAGTTCTTTGAAGATATGTTGATATGAACCTGTTTAGGATTGGGAAACTTGAAATGATTAGAGTATATATTACTTTGATTTTTCCGAATTGTACTGTAAAGTTTGTAGTTAAATTAGTGAGAGGAGCGCATGTTTCTTACAATTTGAATCAGTCCATCTTGGTCCAGTCTtgaattagatttattgatgaaaATGGTTGGCTGTCAGTAAATACCTGGAGATCACCATGATCACATTCATTGATGAAAATTGTTGGTTGTCAGTAAATACCTGGAGATCACCATGATCACTCAGTTATGTTGGCACCAGCGACCCACTTGGGATAAAGCtggtaaagaagaaagtgtttgTTTGCATCTGTAGTCACTCCAAAATGGCAGATATAACAGCCAACTTTCTTAGATTTCACAAGGTCATGATTgccaaaaattaattttgttcaaGGATTTTGAGCCTGAGGGATGATCatcaaattatttctattttaaaatcGATATGGTTCATTTGTCTGTTACTGGGCATCCTCAGGATATTTTGGTTACAGAGTGCAAATGGCTTTATGAATGAGAGTATACTTATTACTCTTCAGAAAAATGGCAAGGACAGCATTCAGATACCTTGAACATTATATTCTATGCAAAACTACCATATATCCTGGTGTCCAAGTCACTCTGATCTTGAGGATGCACCCCAGTTTTGCATGGGAAATTTTGggtaaacatacatgaaaaagaGTTGACACTAACAATACATAGTTAAAAACTGATTTGATTGGAAAGCTAACTCTATTAAAGTTTCTCAGTTCATTAAATAGTGCACAGTATGTTGCTTTGTGTGCCACGGCATATTGATTATTGTAGTTTGTtcagttatgtttttattttattttttcttggtaaGGCTGTCTGAAGTTGACGTAAGGCTGTCTGAAGTTGACAAAGCATcgaactaaaaaaagaaaacagcctACCAAGTAATGTGTACATTATAAACTGTCCAGGTGTGATTCATAAAATGTTGCCTCAGTATGTCCAAATGTATGGGGTTGTAGGTGTTGTATTATCTCCAAGAGGTTGATAGTACATATTGTATGTAGTGTTCTGCATTTTTAAATCTCTGGTAAAGGAAAACTAGACTTCACAATTGGAAATATTtactatttaaaataatattgtatGGCACAGTTACATGTTTTAAGAGTACCATGTGAGTGTGATATCCCAATTAGAACAAAGTAAagaatagaataaagattaaaatccatgcaaataacaacaaaagaaaaacattttaaccTTCAAAACCTCCAAATATGTTGTACATTGATACTGTTGGACACATTCACCAATAGGAACTCATTTTCCCTCTGTCCATTAAATTCATACCTAGTATCACTGCTTTTCCATTTGCTGGTTTTCTTTTGCTCTGTGATTTTTAAATATTGAAATTaagctcaaatttttttttaatttattccaaTTCTTACTCAGAGTAATGTGAAAGATGAAATTTGCTAAAAGGtatatgataatgaaataataaaaatctgaaaattatttgCATTACCTATATTCTCAAGAAAACTCACTTCTAGTCTTAAGTTACTCAAATGCTttacaaattctttaaaaaaaactggttgttggttaatgatttttttttacaaataggcTTGCCTTTTTTTACCACTACAGTTCTAGTCAGCAATTCTTAACATACAGTCTGCCATAGTTTGACCGTTTTTCCTCTTGCTTGTAGCTGGACATAGCTTCAGTTTCAACAGTACCTTAGTAGACAATACTAAGAGTTTTGGGCAGTGTCATTGTGTCCCATAGTATTCCCTTTGCTTTGTTTTCCACTTAACTACGTAACTGTGCCTACATGTTTTGTTAACATCTTATTtatactggcataaggccaagtATAAATGTCACTGATTGGTCTCAAACTATTTTATGGTAACCCAAACTGCCAGGAAATTATCCTATTTTTTCCTAGGTGAATACAAACCTACACTTTCTTAAATGGAGTGTCTCTTGCAAGGTGTGCTTTGGCTGTTATTGACTAAGTAGAAAAAACAAATCCTTCAAGTCTATGGGTCATGCTACCTGAAATGGCCTATTCCCATTGTGTTCTCAGTGGCACTTGCAACTGGATGCCACTGTTTGTACTCTAGTTGGGTGTTGAGAGTTTCCTCTTGCACATGCTTCGTGTACATATTTCTGTTGATCTGCTGCGAGGTTGTTAACCCCCTATTGTATTTTGTTTCTTGTAACCTAAAGCTTTGCAAATTTGCAAGAATTTTGATGGTGGGGGGCAGGTTTTTGTGATGTTCAAGCCATGTGGTCTCCCTCCTGTGTCTGTGGTGTTCTTGGTCTGTGAACCACATGTTTGGTCCCCTGTGTGTAGTGATTCATGGCTTCTTAGGAGGAAGATTAATCATGAGTCGAGGCATTGTGTTTGCAAGGGCAAACCTTGCAGCTATTTCATGTCCCTGATAGTGATAAAGTCACATTCTCTCGCTCTCCTGTTGGGGAAGATGGTGTTCCAGAGTGGCTATGTGTGACGGGTTTGTGGGGTGGCAAGCCCCTCAATAGTCCTAGTTTGGGAAGATGCGTCGGAAGAAGGGAAGCAACCCTTGGTCCTTTTCCCGTACCCCCCTGGGGTTCCCCCTACAGCCACCCCTCCAGCAATCCTGGCTGCCCCCCTTCATGTTTTGTGGACAGATGGACAGATGGCTACAAAAGGTGACCTCCCTCATTCCATCAGCATCGTCCTCCAGCACATAGTAGAAGGGGAGAGAAGACAGTTTCCCAGTCTTCCTTTCAGTCGTCATATGCATTGAGAAGAGCAAGAGAGAAGGGGGTGCTAATAACAAGAAACAGTTCAGGTCTGACTCCACTGCTCCCTCCCTACCCTCTCTGAAGTATCAGAGACTGGAAAGCTGCTTTTTGTCGGCGACattagagaggaggaggaggctgtgaTGTGCCCCTTCGTTGCCTCTGTAGCTTCATTGTTTGTATCCTCTGCCTCTTGCCCCTTCTCATGACAGCATCGGAGAGATGGGGTGACTTCTAGGAAGAGTAGAAGTAGATCTTACTGCAGCACCAACAGAATTTAGAGATGGTGCAGATCGTTGAGGAGGCGCAGGTCCCTGAGATGGAGGTGGTTGCACAGACGAAACAGATCCTCTGCCAGAAGTTGTCATGAGTATGAGTGTTGTAGCAGGTCAGTGAGGTAGTCAGGCAGCCACTGTATATGCTCCTATTCCAGGAGCTGGATGAAAAAGGATGTCATGAAGATCGGGAAGGCAGAACCAACACTCTTGGGAGGTGTTCAGCCATGCCTCATCCCGTTGGAGGTCTTGTCACCTTGCATGTCTAACCCTCCTATTAGGAACCATCACGAGACAGTCACAAGGGCCCCCTTCTTCATGTCTTGCTAAGTTCCTATGTGGCAGACTGGAATAACGACAATTGATGCCTTTTAAGTTCAGATTTCCTGTTCCGAGTGGCGTTGAGTGCTGGGTTAGTGTCCATAACCTTGGGATAGAATTGACTGTCAGATGCATCCCAGGCAAAAGGTACATCCTTGCAGATCAGTTTAGCGGGGTTGACAGTTTAGTAGGATAGTAGGCATAATCGTCCATGAATCAGTAGCAGCACACAGGCTGATGTAACTCTGGAAGGAAGCACACAGGCTGATAGAGCACTGGAAAGGACTGACAGTTGACCTCTTCACAGTGGCACGGAACATAGAGCTGCCTCTGTTCTACTCCCCCTTATTCCTGTACCAAAGAGCAGCAATGCAGGATAACTTCAAACATCTGTGGGACAATATGTACATATTTGCCTGTCAGCTCTTCAGGCACATGAGTAAGGTCCTCAGGCTCTTCGAATCTCAGGGACTGTGAATGACTTTACTGGCCCCCCATGGCCTCAAACTGGGTGTAATTAGAGGTGGTTAGTAGGAATGGGTTTGAATAAAAAGGTTTTAAGTTTTCTAAGTGTAGAATTTTAAGGGATGTTGCTAGATAAATCATCAATTTTTGTAATAGTCAGCAATCTGTAGGAGTAAGTTAACGAAATTAGTTTTACTACCGTGAACAATATATAAAGATTAAAgtgataatccataaatacaGTAATAGATTCatgctttcatttttgttatgaaaAGCAGTAATCTGGTGTGGAACTTAAGTGGTGCCAATCTCCACAACTATAATTATTAgttttaatgaaaatgattataggtaatttaatttttcctgAAAGTAAATTGCATGGTAATTTCAAGGAACTCCATGTTATGAGGTTGTTCTAAGGGTTGTAAAAGTTGGACATTTTTGAACTTGTAACAATATATAGCTTTTATGTTCGTTTTACCTTTGcagaattttataaatatatttttttcttagcgCCAAGGCAGAGGTCTGCCCGCATAGCTAAGATTcgtgaaaaagaagaggaggagcgaAGAAAGTTAGAAGCCCTTCGCATGAAACAACTTGCTGAAGAGAATAGGCTGAAAGAGTTGAAACGAAAGGCCAGAGAAGAAAGAAGGGTAAGAGCTACTGTTGTACAACCCTacttatacacacatacgtacattgaTTTGGACAAATGTAGATATTGTATCTTTTGTATTTTCCCAAACAAAAGTTGTGTTTTTACTGTATTTGATAAGTGGAAAAGTTACCTTAGGCACTAATTTGTACTGTGTATTTTAGATGTGTGCTATAAAGTTTTAGATAATGTCATTTTTCGTTTTGCAGGCGCAACGGGAGATCAAAAAGGGAAAACgtgagaagaaggaaaaaaaggtgaataatgtagtttcctttttcattgagcatttttttttcttttattaaaaaaatgtaccTTATGCTAAAAATGAGCACAGATTAATGCCACAGTCACATCATTTCAGTATCAGATGCCAGCAGATGGTCTGGGTATACTTGGAAAATGTTAACAAAGCCATTTACTATCAGGCTGTAGCATTGATTTTAGGATAGCCCACATAATTTTGGTAGTAATGC from Macrobrachium nipponense isolate FS-2020 chromosome 43, ASM1510439v2, whole genome shotgun sequence includes the following:
- the LOC135213689 gene encoding LOW QUALITY PROTEIN: protein piccolo-like (The sequence of the model RefSeq protein was modified relative to this genomic sequence to represent the inferred CDS: inserted 1 base in 1 codon), whose translation is MASTDEDLCTSHADFAVICSFVDKFGEKLGLPLPNIGELQNFLEDTDNVNPLLSQGVCLLLRRINKSVKFDRWERGLQRFAHSYSHQDGWELERFGFKKAKLEVKIRVFKNLLEAQFDLYKSFKDKVNLLGASELRLQPCGRDKKGVSYWCQLDDCANLRIYCDDQDEETWTLVASSREELVALIAELDSESPPGASREMSVDGSRSGTVTPMGLSEAPTPVDSKAATPVASGRTSPVIDTGQAKDDSIKKIKSEVVEKVKERLKVEETEDVPKSGEKLEGTVIKKKEEVENKMPSKLTENKEENQKDKKGIPDSGETKAHAERGKDVKEEPVQGVSTVEMKKEENTALQGMDKKPEEKPLPVNKDTVMRERDKLPEANDKVEVKRKETVWDKLSKQNEERMGALAAGKEAAKSSVTPEKLLDEKLKTKLKEIERVPAEGQKESGIRPAGVSDSPVKPSDERKQETKVSELSVGPSQDKVLHSPELQNAKESGKADQNVGSGAPPTPKASVDKPWISPFPASIGSVSITPVQPPKERVLPPGSESIIKNLPASTTITPATKQVPLSPGHAPTGVSEAGLQPPTSKAGPLSPTSKTGPLSPTSRAGPLSPTSKTGPLSPTSKTGPLSPTSKIGPLSPSSRAGPLSPPKPGPLSPTSKLGPLSPTSKLGPLSPTSKVGSLSVIPVPLTKTEAHVLPVKSGALSPTSVPASKSRPLSPTSAPSSKSGPLSPTSAPSSKSGPLSPTSAPSSKSGPLSPTSVPSSKSVPVFPTSVPCGKTGPLSPSSLPPSKSCPLSPSSLPLGKSGSHSSIEAKPSKEGPLSPPSSVISGRVARSVSPSKVPAEKEPSLVQNLPTSKEVEKSSDSHTVSSLKSQANTVSVAAAVTSLPSAQTASSPAVVSTHLVQHSKIPPPSSSVNVTSSIPSSSSASSSKTIGSSSNESSAKIQQNKVQVCGDPLKSVSSDKSVALAPGDIIPPFPPVPSKSTHPSTPKDVPPTSSVLSLKSVPPVVPARAAEAIPTPNVRAPPLDSVAPRIPAEAQTETPVPPFPPTPGTFPPVRELTSNDVPSAPVIQVSKDKSVKYFKPPSLLPSSSTYISTPPSKAPPFEQMAPSLPAESTVLSEPFPKVPTAFPAAPVTNKDTPSSSSTPKTQVTSATYFSSPPKFTSSPTIPTPPTRAPTLVKDAVVTEPPQKKAKVEDAKLESQKESPKVPLGGSGRVLNLLKRSHVPSPDEKKEVGGGPQEAKVMRKEEPKTSTLIEEIKLKKESSVGKTPLLSKSVFPSKEDSMTKTGTGVQPSTGAAKPHNAEVKSGTEVKKPSGDPPRRLLKLHNFSREPVKPVVTQPVEKKAETSSKDEPNKLESETKNSGVGEAIEEPVMIVKGEGEGAKCESGNDLHYLEGCHSSRPWWECFDNDSNSHNVVDNEDNCETIEENVMYFWGDGNGVDCDAGNNGDETETNAETKQGGSGNSTLVASDNRSNSTPGEIKSQKEKEGGRTDNDVKEVDGIADSDEAKVNGLRTLESEKNLDQLGKTESKGDGKLSGVNGKKSNEDNDIYGEKNIMNKSSKVGDGKNKKDKSHGNDNCENIVSKDVSDKGETVIQRQDSSKTKEEKESTVALGRSDSSVKGPEETGREACAKRGTRNRASLEEVKDESEESEKEELDSTLEETVIKKKRGRPKGTTVAARGRKPKPVRAASQPCSGGEDEEIEEGNDDDQENSKKKRQRGKGSTTRPLPDAPRQRSARIAKIREKEEEERRKLEALRMKQLAEENRLKELKRKAREERRAQREIKKGKREKKEKKDKEKKKRKKKRAKKKTGAGDPWENSSSSSSSSSEEDDIEEEEEDENLEFKSDHEFSPESDIEEADAQPIRRARTAKKAVTKSDIEEEEEEEEEEEEEDQTQCTKCGHDDHPETILLCDNCDAGWHLSCLRPPLLSVPEGDWICPTCEHVMLIKKLKEVLERFDECQKKAHNEELRRQRLAYVNVSLDNILPEGGKKKKKHRSREDGEEEDDDDESGSDSDSDDSDSESDDDSTGSSESSSESDAPLYTLRARSSRTLKEQVEDFDEMINEAIRDEMEAAAGAGNAGRGKDIDNIIQANNEEEEEEEEEEAEDEEYKEENEDEVENKENEKPGVEIDRTGESKAEKKEEGDEVKREREADDEEDEVAPKRKKQKPSENASENDEDYKESDEHQDSDSDEEEEVKPVRKRSKPYNMYFKKRRRLTDLDAEDDDDASDEDFMNTSEEEEEESEESAVSSSSLATEYDSDDSDVVGGKRRRSSRYDNLPLRRSARNRQSAPYEEDSDDERYGKRSKKKKKRRRSSSEEEESSDSDRSYKHKKKVNQRRKQVGKVKGRRGSKKGRGKKQTKSKPKSKKSGEEDGEKPVKPRIKYSKPPKSAEDQEEEVVTQKRVTRGRQVNYYDALLMSDESEEEEPKKKWRGKVMKGERVPTESSEYEASDDERKKRCGVSGGLGRGKVMKGEEEDEEDSRPGSGKKKRGRPKKDELIGKPSPPRPSTIRQTPVMQVSSVPTPTPTPTPTPTPTPTPTPAPAPAPAPAPAPAPAPAPAPAPPVTQTPAPAPAKAQPQFLQTSSATSSPPTVKQATTILPLPVRIKPTDAPTIPSSALPPATVPVTMQPASAYVTAGASPVHRTPEPAVSPSPGAPVTASAPATKVISASVVAASNLGGNSPGHQPQQPIGKWSPHLPGVTITNVSVSSAPGTPPRPNIGSAPGSGTPPRPGLSGPPVTASPPPPYRSSPLPMTSVGRGATPTSTAPAVMSPVGPPNTSSPHSAAYPPYRPXPEHYSPHPGKERFPSHPAFPEYAAPGRHSPSPHGVPSRHPSHIPSGHSLPHLPAGYGPPGPGSYPPGGVPPHPGVLRGPPHDLYRPPHSSHPSHGSPSHPGHPHLVMKAGYPGLEPLPYAGSPGPSPGSIGIHQGSQDSPAHQSPNEDSKDGTLPSSKGPGEFSSGLMSYFSSQRDDDVE